From the uncultured Methanomethylovorans sp. genome, the window GAATGACGTGCAGGAATTTGTCAGGAAACTTAATTCAAAGGAGGGTAATGAAAAGTACCGTTTGCCATCCGAGGCTGAGTGGGAATATGCTTGTAGGGCAGGTACAACTACAAAGTATTGTTTCGGTGATAATGAATCAAAGCTGGATGAGTATGCTTGGTATAATGTCAATTCAGAAGGTAAAACCCACCCTGTAGGCCAGAAGAAACCTAATCTTTGGGGATTGTGTGATATGCATGGCAATGTTTGGGAATGGGTACAGGATAAATGGCATGATTCTTATAAGTTTGCTCCGACAGATGGCAGTGCTTTGGAAGGTAGTAGTTCCCTCCGGGTTTTTCGTGGTGGTAGCTGGTACGGTAACGTCGGGTTCTGCCGCTCGGCGAATCGCGGCCTCTTCAGCCCGATCAACTGCAACAACGGCCTCGGTTTCCGTCTTCTAAGGGCAGTGTAGCCACTTACTACTTTACCATTTTAACTTTATTGGAGGCAGCGTAAAACCCCTGAGTCTTTAGCTCAGGGGATATAAGCGTACACTCATAACGAAAAAGGCATATATAGTATCAACCCATATTAGATTTGATAATAATATCTTGTTTTTTTGGTGAGTGTTCCGAATGAAAAAAGGTAATGTATATCGAATCTATCCTGACAAAGAACAAAAAACTTTGTTAGAACAACACTTTGGTGCTGCTAGATTTGTATACAATCACTCTCTTTTTCTCAAGAATTTGATGTACAATAAGTTCAGAATCAACATCACTGAAATTGACCTGAACAACCATCTGTTTTCTCTCAAAGAAACATTCCCGTGGTTAAAGGATCTTAACTCTCAGTCATTACAACAAGCAAATAGAAATCTATTGACTGGATTTAAGAACTTCTTTGAAGGAAGAGGTTCTTATCCAACAACCAAGAGAAAGAAAGATAATTGTTTTACATTTCAAGTTCCTCAGAACTATCAGATCAACCTGACTTCTTCTCAAATATACCTACCTAAAATAGGTTGGATGAAGATAATTCTTCATCGAGATTTTTTAAGCAAAGAATTCATTGAAAAAAATCTTGTAATAAAGGAAGTTAATGGAGAAAAGATCCTTGACCAGAAAATTAACCAGGAATTAAAGGTTTTCAAAACATTGACTGTTTCCAGAACACCAGCTGGAAGATATCATGTCAGCATTTTGATTGAAAACGATGAAACTTATCCAGAAACTGCTAGTTTCAATGAAAAAACTACTGTTGGTATTGATGTTGGAATCAAATCATTTGCTGTTCTATCCACAGGACAAGTAATTGATAATCCTAAGTTCCTGAAATGGTCATTAAAGAAACTCATCAAATTACAGAAAAGTGTTTCCAGAAAACAAAAAGGTTCAAAGAACAGGAAAAAAGCAGTTTCAAAATTAGCAAAACATCATCAGTTGGTAGCAAACCAGAGAAATGATTTCCAGCATAAGACTTCGGCAACTATAATTAGCGATAACCAAGCAGTTGCATTAGAAGACTTGAATGTCAAAGGAATGGTCAGGAATCATTGTCTTGCTCAGAGCATCAGTGATGTTGGATGGTCTGAGTTCATCAGAAAACTTACCTACAAAGCAGAATGGTATGGAAAAACAATTCTACAAATTGGTATGTTTGAAGCATCATCCAAGTTGTGTAATGTTTGTGGATACAAGAAGGATGACCTTACTCTTGACATAAGAGAATGGGAATGTCCTTCATGCAAGACATTACATGACAGAGACATAAATGCAAGTATCAACATCAAGAAAATTGCATTGAATAACTTAAGCACTGCAGGAACTGCAGGAAGAGCCTGTTGAAACTTAGTAGAATACTACTATTGAGCAGGAAGCCACCGGATTTATCCGGTGGTAGTTCACTCTCATGGAATAATTTCAAAACAGTTAAATATGTCTTTTATCTTTTAGTTTTCGTACAAAAATATCCAATACTCTAAAAATGGTGGGTGAAGCTATCAAAAACAGTGTTTGTTATGGTGGTACTAATTATGAGAAGCGTTGACGAGGCTTTATCGTGGAAATTGCTATTAATCTGGGCACCTGTCCAAAAATAATCACGATGAGTTCTATAATCCGAAAATATGAAAAATGAGGCATTGACTATTACATACTCCATATCGAACAGCACCATGCTACGACATGGACCGAACTTTCTTTGAACAATTACAACAGCCTGAAGCAAGGTATGATCTGGATGTAGGTTACAGTATGCACAGTGCACAGATAAATAAAATGCTAGCTGGCATTGAGCAGATTCTTATGTAGGACTCGCCTGATGTGGTGCTGGGGGGCCAATACCGTGCTTGCAGCTGTTTATGTTTAGAATGCTTCTAGTTTTCAGTTTTAGTTTAAGGATGGAAATTGAGAAGTTTGTTTCAAAAAATGAACTGGCTAAATATATCTTTGAAAAATATAAACCTAGTATAATGTGAGGTGTAAAAGAATGAACTATGTATCGTGTGGTGAATGTGGTAATCTAGTTGAAGACGGGGAATTTTGTCCGAACTGTGGAAAAGCCCTTGTGCCCAAAGTAGTGAAGCCCAAGCCTGTTGCTGAAAATTATAGTGGCAAGCGAGGAGGATCTGAAAGCAAAGGAAAGATTAAGACATACTATGGACAAGGAGAGCATCTTGATTCAGCTGTTTCAGCTGTAGAATCTGTGTTGAAATCGGAAAAGATGAATCCTAGAGTCATTAGAGGCACTCAGTTTGTTACTGTGAAGGGAAAAAAGACAAATTTTTTACGATTGTTCACGGGATTAAATAGTAGTATTAACATTGAGCTTTATGTAGAGGGTGGCAATTTAGTAACCAAGGTTAGCAACTTTAGCTGGGTAGACAAAGTTATTGGAGGGGTACTCGGTATTTTTTTCATTATAGGTATTGTGGGATTCTTTATACTTGTTTGCACTATTTATGGTACGTATAACCAGTACATGAATCTTCCTTCTAAGATTGAAAGTGAGATAGAGTCTGTTTTGTCTTCAAAGAACTGGTAAGGAGGATATTAAATGGATTGTGGATCTGAACGAAAAGATCTTATCCTTTATGGATTGGATCCGGGGGCTTATGAGCATCCCCTTGATAGTAAAGCACTTAATTCTCTTGAGGGGACGCCCGGTCTGGAAAATTTGCTGCGTAAAATCAATGAATATGGTGTGGAGCTTTTTCTCAAGACTCAATATACAGGCAGTAATATAAAAGTTACTTCTCAGATGTTCCCTGAAATTCACAATATATTAGTCCATGTGTGCGAAACTGTTCATTTAAAGCCCGTGCCTGATTTGTATATAACCCAAGACCCAGTTATTAATGCTTTTACCGTGGGATCCGAAAATCCAATAATAGTTCTTAATGCCAAAACCGTGGAATGTCTTACGGAGAAAGAATTGCAGTTTATCATTGGACATGAAGTGGGTCATATAAAGAGTCAGCACGTGCTCTATCATATGTTAGCTGCAATTATACTGCCAAGCATCGGTGATTTTGTTGGTAAAGTGACTTTAGGTATTGGAGGGCTTTTAACTGATTCTCTGCAGCTTGCATTGCTGACTTGGCAAAGAAAATCTGAGTTTACATCCGACCGTGCCGGACTTTTGGCATGCCAGGATAGAGATGCAGCCATAACAGCATTTATGAAGATAGCCGGCGCACCAGAATCTCACTACAATAATCTTGATCCAGAGAAATTCTTAGCTCAGGCTAGGGAATTTAAAGGGTTTGATGAAAGTAACTGGAAGGCTATTATCAAATTTGTAAGCGTTCTTGGTAGCACTCATCCATGGACAGTTGTAAGATGTGCTGAGCTTGACAAGTGGATTGTATCTGGAGAATACCAGAGATTGCTAGATACATATGGCAGGGAAAGAAAGGATGTGGAGGTTGTGTGTGGTAATTGTGGGAATAAACTTATAAATGGTGCAAGGTTTTGCGGAAATTGTGGCTTAAAAGTGCCGGAGTGATCTGTATAAAATTAGGAATTATTAATTAAACATCGCTAACTCTTTATTTCTGTATTTCATTAGGAGAAGAACAGAGTACTTCAACATTTCAAGACTCTTAGTATAACACTTTGTCTTTCGTCTCAACCTTGCCAGAAAGTGTCTCAATATGCTGTTATATCCTTCAACAGTATACGTTTCTGCTTTGGATCGTGTATGGATAATCTCTGGGAGGAACTCTGCATATACCTTCCAGTGATCGGTCATCACTTTTTCTATCTCTTTCCTTTCTAACTTTTCCCAGAGCTGTTGTCCGGGTTCCGTCCCTCTGCTACCAAAAGAGCAGTCGATGAACTTTTTCCCAGCTCTATCAACAGCAATCCAGATCCAGCAATATTTTTTTTGTTCCCAATGTAGGTGTGTATCTCATCCAGTTCAACGATAGTTATCTCATTTTCGCGTTTTAGTTCCTCTAATTCCTGACCAAATTTCTATATCCATTTTTGAACAGAAACATGACTGACACCCAAAATTATTCCTATTGAGCGAAATCCTAATCCTTCCAGATAGAGCTGTAAAGCCTGCCGTTTAACAAAAGTGGAGCTGGCAGTTGATTTGGGCTCTACTGAATAGTTATATCCACAATCATGGCATTGGTATCGTTGGCGTTCACTTATTTTTCCGTTCTTTTATAGGCCCTCATAATATATATCTACTTTTAATTACCAATTATGAATGAATTAGTATCATAACATTTCGGGCATTTTTGTGTGCAATGGGCAATCAATCAAGCTCAATGTGATCAATTTCTTTTCAATTGATGTTTGGTTTTTCCGAATAATTTTGGCTAATTCTATGGTATCTATCCCTTCTGAAAATTTATTTCTCATCAAGGTTACTTCTTCTTCATTCCATAAGTTTGTATCATTTTGTTGCTTATCACTTGAAATCCCATCATTAGAACTAGAATAAATTCTTTCATTTAAGTTCAATGTGCAATTACCCCTAGAATTACAAGCATCGCATATTTTAACACTGGCTGCACTTGGCTTTATAAGACCTAATCTCTCTAGTTTAGCAAGTGCTCAAGGGTATGAGGTACTGCATTCCATTTCTTTGATGATTAGGGCTTTTGCATCTAGGGCAGTTCATCGAGAAATGTACGTTTTCATGATATCGATCAATATTTAAACGTGTTTTTGTTTGAAGGGAAAGATTTATCATAACATTAAGTGTTATAAAAAAAATATAAGTAACATTAGATTATATAAACATTAACACTAATAATACTGAAAACTTTTCAATATAAAAATGTTCTTCATTTGGTTGTATAAATATCATACCTATATACAAAACAACTGTTTACTTTCCAAATGATACGATTTAGTAATCTATTTATATTAGTCACTTATGTAGCATATATTTAGTACAAGCTAACTCTTAAACTTAAGTATAAAAACAAAAACATCATTGGTGGTCGTTTCAATGATTAATAAAAAAGATTGTTTATCGAACATGACTATAGGAATAGTCTTGCTTATTCTCTTGACATTACTTTCAAGCCCCGTTTTAGCTGCTAATGAAGTATCCGTTTCCAGAACAATCTCCGAAGATACGGTAAATCCCGGTGACACATTTACAGTAACTCTAAAGTTGACTACAAATCAAGAACTTTCAGCGATGAGTCTGAAAGAAAATGTGCCCAGCGGGTGGGAGATATCTGAACGAAATTCTGGACGATTTACATATTCTTCAGGCAATAAACAATGGACGTGGTCAGATACGACATCCAATATAACTTCAGGCACTGCTGCAACAATTACTTATGATGTTACAGTTCCAGAAAGTGCGACAGCTGGGACTTATTCGATAACAGGATATGCTTCATGTACTCCTTCAACAGGCGGAAGTGCTTCCCAGACAAGTGTTTCAGGAGAAAATACAATCACAGTAACAATAGAAGATGTTGCTCCGGTTCTTAGTTATATCGGCAGTAAAGCTGTTAATGAAAACTCCTCTCTGTCATTTACCATTTCTGCAACAGATGCTAATGGTGATGCAATTACTTATTCTGCTATAGGTTTGCCTTCTGGTGCTTCTTTTAATAGTAATACTGGCGTATTTATCTGGACCCCTGCTTACACAGCTTCCGGCACATATGATGTGGTGTTTGTTGCGACAGCAAATGGCCTTACTGACTCCGAAACTGTCACTATCACAGTGGGAAATATGGATAGATCTCCAGTCCTTAATACTATTGGAAATAAAACTGCGTCAATGAATACACTGCTGAGCTTTACTGTATCTGCAACAGACTTTGATGGCGATAGCATTGTTTATTCTGCTACAGGCCTTCCCACAGGAGCAACGTTTAGCACAACTACTGGAGAGTTCAGTTGGACTCCTGTTAATGGTACTGAAGGAATATATGTCGTTACTTTCACTGCTGAATCTAAAGGACTTACAGACTCTGAAATGGTTGTAATCTCTACTTCTGTAGACAAAACGACATTAAACGCTGCACTTCTTCAAACCAACCTCAAGGTAAGTACAGCTGTAGCCGGTACTCAAGTTGGTCAATATCCTCAATCAGCAATCGATGCTTTTAAAGCAGTAATAGTCACAGTTCAGGCAGTTGCCGATAATTCCGCTGCTACTGTGGCACAGATATCTCAAGCTGCTACGGATCTGGCAACCGCTGAAGCTGCATTTGATGCATCTATAATTGGGCTCGATCAGATATCACCTGCTCCTGTTAAAGGCCTTGCAGTAGAGGGAGTTGGTGCAAACTGGATAAAATGGACGTGGGTAAACCCTACAGATTCAGATTTCAGTTATGCAATGGTTTACATGGATAATGTGTTCATCACAAATACGGTCAATAATTCTATAAATTTCTATAATGCAACAGGCTTAGTGGGAGGTACTACCTATACTATTGGAATCAAGACGGTGGATACTTCATCGAACATAAATACAACTCAGGTAAACAGCTCGGCTACAACATTACATATTCCTACTATTTCCAATCTTGAGGATACGAGCATTACGAAAAATTCTATTACTCTTGAATGGGAAGCTTCCAATGATACTACAAGGGTGGAAATAAGCCGAAATAGCACTCTCATTGGAAGTATCAGCGGAGCAACAACATATACAGACAGTAATCTGACCAGCGATACTACCTATAGTTATACTCTAGTTCCTTATGATGAAGATGATCTGGCAGGAGTATCAGCAAGTATAAGCCTTACAACATCTTCTTCAAAAAGCAGTGGTGGTGGAGGAGGAAGCAGTAGCAGCAAGAGCAGCAGCAGTGGAGGTGGCGGAGGCGGATCCGGAAGTTCCGAAGATTTTGCCAACATTGCTCTGAAAGATGTTGCAAATGCTTACATGAAAATAGACTCAAATGTTACATATGAGTTCACAAAAGAGGGGAATGACATCCAATCTATCAACGTATATTCACTTAAGAACTCAGGGCAGATAACCTCCACCATCGAACTGCTCAATAACAGGTCGAAATTAGTTAACAGTACGCCTGAAGGATCAATTTACAAATATGTTAATATATGGGTAGGCAAGTCAGGCTTTTCTACAGCAGATAATTTCAAAGATGCTAAAATAACGTTCAAGGTCAACAATTCATGGATACAGACAATGGGTTTAGGCCTTGAAGATATCAAGCTGCAAAGATATAGTGGAAATGCATGGCAAGTACTACCTACTATCCAGGTAAACAATACAACAACAGGTTATGTAGTATTCGAATCGCAGACGCCTGGTTTCTCTCCGTTCGCCATAACTGCTATAAAGTCATCGACAGCACCTGTGAATACTGATACAGAAGCAAAAATGGAGAGTGTTGCTTCAGAAGATGTTGATAATACTCCTTCACAGGAAGAAGTTGCCAGTACGGAGGATACACAATCAAAGAGATCCAATCCATGGATACTTGTTTTTGGGCTCTTCATGGTAGTAGGAATGATTGCCGGATATAACTGGCTGTTGAAAAGGTAAAATTATTGGTGCTGGGCTACCCCGGCACCTAGAGGTTTTATGTCATCAAGGTCATTATGCATCTTAATCTTGGCTCTGCTTTTTTTTGCATCTCAGGCATCTGCTTACAGTTCTGACGATATTGAATGGGAATCTGCAGAAACACAAACTCTTCACTGGGGAGATTCTGTTACTGTAGATGGGTATGTTATTACTGCAGATGATTTCAGCAAGGAAGGTTTTGCTTACATAAATGTCTACAAAGATAACAATTTGATCAATTCCGCAGCTTTGGGTCTATCGGATGATCTCGTATACAGAGATACTGAGGGCGGCAATGACATCAAGATCTTTGTCAGTGCTCTTAGCCTAACTGTTGATGACTGGACAGGAAATCTG encodes:
- a CDS encoding RNA-guided endonuclease TnpB family protein; protein product: MKKGNVYRIYPDKEQKTLLEQHFGAARFVYNHSLFLKNLMYNKFRINITEIDLNNHLFSLKETFPWLKDLNSQSLQQANRNLLTGFKNFFEGRGSYPTTKRKKDNCFTFQVPQNYQINLTSSQIYLPKIGWMKIILHRDFLSKEFIEKNLVIKEVNGEKILDQKINQELKVFKTLTVSRTPAGRYHVSILIENDETYPETASFNEKTTVGIDVGIKSFAVLSTGQVIDNPKFLKWSLKKLIKLQKSVSRKQKGSKNRKKAVSKLAKHHQLVANQRNDFQHKTSATIISDNQAVALEDLNVKGMVRNHCLAQSISDVGWSEFIRKLTYKAEWYGKTILQIGMFEASSKLCNVCGYKKDDLTLDIREWECPSCKTLHDRDINASINIKKIALNNLSTAGTAGRAC
- a CDS encoding M48 family metallopeptidase, whose protein sequence is MDCGSERKDLILYGLDPGAYEHPLDSKALNSLEGTPGLENLLRKINEYGVELFLKTQYTGSNIKVTSQMFPEIHNILVHVCETVHLKPVPDLYITQDPVINAFTVGSENPIIVLNAKTVECLTEKELQFIIGHEVGHIKSQHVLYHMLAAIILPSIGDFVGKVTLGIGGLLTDSLQLALLTWQRKSEFTSDRAGLLACQDRDAAITAFMKIAGAPESHYNNLDPEKFLAQAREFKGFDESNWKAIIKFVSVLGSTHPWTVVRCAELDKWIVSGEYQRLLDTYGRERKDVEVVCGNCGNKLINGARFCGNCGLKVPE
- a CDS encoding PGF-pre-PGF domain-containing protein, which produces MINKKDCLSNMTIGIVLLILLTLLSSPVLAANEVSVSRTISEDTVNPGDTFTVTLKLTTNQELSAMSLKENVPSGWEISERNSGRFTYSSGNKQWTWSDTTSNITSGTAATITYDVTVPESATAGTYSITGYASCTPSTGGSASQTSVSGENTITVTIEDVAPVLSYIGSKAVNENSSLSFTISATDANGDAITYSAIGLPSGASFNSNTGVFIWTPAYTASGTYDVVFVATANGLTDSETVTITVGNMDRSPVLNTIGNKTASMNTLLSFTVSATDFDGDSIVYSATGLPTGATFSTTTGEFSWTPVNGTEGIYVVTFTAESKGLTDSEMVVISTSVDKTTLNAALLQTNLKVSTAVAGTQVGQYPQSAIDAFKAVIVTVQAVADNSAATVAQISQAATDLATAEAAFDASIIGLDQISPAPVKGLAVEGVGANWIKWTWVNPTDSDFSYAMVYMDNVFITNTVNNSINFYNATGLVGGTTYTIGIKTVDTSSNINTTQVNSSATTLHIPTISNLEDTSITKNSITLEWEASNDTTRVEISRNSTLIGSISGATTYTDSNLTSDTTYSYTLVPYDEDDLAGVSASISLTTSSSKSSGGGGGSSSSKSSSSGGGGGGSGSSEDFANIALKDVANAYMKIDSNVTYEFTKEGNDIQSINVYSLKNSGQITSTIELLNNRSKLVNSTPEGSIYKYVNIWVGKSGFSTADNFKDAKITFKVNNSWIQTMGLGLEDIKLQRYSGNAWQVLPTIQVNNTTTGYVVFESQTPGFSPFAITAIKSSTAPVNTDTEAKMESVASEDVDNTPSQEEVASTEDTQSKRSNPWILVFGLFMVVGMIAGYNWLLKR